The Leadbettera azotonutricia ZAS-9 genome has a window encoding:
- a CDS encoding NAD(P)H-hydrate dehydratase yields the protein MQKLLVSSDTARKIDEEAQSAWGFNTFALVESAGRSCARVFVKAFPKFFDSRIPSIAIAAGSGSNAADAMVMLRYWILQGLASPSSSTVVVAKPPKRDEKNPYSEVFLSLKKMEVPILVWDGDLGEAAGRQSEDALARADIIIDGIFGTGVKGPVKGSSEEMITVVNALKRGTRAYATDQYKKPFVVSIDVPSGNSDEWKPGMPIMEADVTLSIEPQKICLFNPAARAFAGEIISLGDVFPPGLINSHQGAELLDWARARNFLPRIRPDAYKHERGTLEIRAGSVGTTGAALIAARGAQAAGAGLVRILADDDIYPILASRASGVMVSPISREGKGDRFKPDALLLGPGWGKEGDRAEQLAQALEKEKNGTPVILDADAIALARDAVFHKNAILTPHFGEFAAYVGLEIDKALNNPSKMLLEIAKEKKATIILKGHIITIAGADGRWGVIDGMMPALAAGGSGDLLAGFCGAMAARMARKGAFDGYACAAAAVSLLIAAGRLVGPRFIDPLELADKAADLAGQAWLCTGDN from the coding sequence ATGCAAAAATTATTGGTGAGTTCTGACACTGCCCGTAAAATCGATGAGGAAGCTCAAAGCGCCTGGGGTTTCAATACCTTTGCCCTGGTTGAGTCCGCAGGCCGGAGCTGCGCCAGGGTTTTTGTGAAGGCCTTCCCAAAATTTTTCGACAGCCGCATTCCCTCGATTGCCATTGCCGCAGGAAGCGGGAGCAATGCCGCCGATGCCATGGTGATGCTGAGGTATTGGATACTCCAGGGCCTCGCAAGCCCTTCGTCTTCCACAGTGGTAGTGGCGAAGCCCCCCAAAAGGGACGAGAAAAACCCCTATTCGGAAGTTTTTCTGTCCCTCAAAAAAATGGAAGTCCCCATACTGGTTTGGGATGGGGATCTTGGGGAAGCCGCAGGACGGCAGTCCGAAGACGCCCTGGCGAGGGCGGACATCATCATCGACGGGATATTCGGGACTGGCGTTAAAGGGCCGGTCAAAGGCTCCTCCGAGGAGATGATCACGGTTGTCAACGCTCTTAAGCGGGGAACCAGGGCTTATGCAACGGATCAGTATAAAAAGCCTTTTGTTGTTTCCATAGATGTGCCTTCGGGGAATTCGGACGAATGGAAACCCGGCATGCCCATCATGGAGGCGGACGTTACCTTGTCCATAGAGCCCCAAAAAATCTGCCTTTTCAATCCTGCTGCCAGGGCATTCGCAGGGGAAATAATTTCTTTGGGCGATGTGTTCCCCCCGGGGCTCATAAATTCCCATCAAGGGGCGGAGCTTTTGGATTGGGCCAGGGCCCGGAATTTCCTGCCCCGCATAAGGCCCGACGCGTACAAGCACGAAAGGGGCACCCTTGAAATCCGCGCCGGTTCTGTGGGGACTACCGGGGCGGCCCTCATCGCGGCACGGGGCGCCCAGGCTGCAGGGGCAGGGCTGGTGCGGATTTTGGCGGATGACGACATCTACCCCATACTGGCATCCAGGGCGAGCGGCGTTATGGTATCCCCCATTTCCCGGGAAGGGAAGGGGGATCGTTTTAAGCCCGATGCCCTTCTGCTCGGACCCGGATGGGGAAAGGAAGGCGATCGGGCGGAGCAGCTTGCCCAGGCCCTGGAAAAAGAAAAGAACGGCACTCCGGTAATTCTGGATGCCGACGCAATAGCTTTGGCACGGGATGCAGTGTTTCACAAAAATGCCATCCTCACCCCCCACTTTGGCGAATTTGCTGCTTATGTGGGGCTTGAAATCGACAAGGCCCTCAATAATCCTTCAAAAATGCTTTTGGAAATCGCAAAAGAGAAAAAAGCCACCATTATATTGAAGGGCCATATCATCACCATAGCCGGAGCGGACGGCCGTTGGGGTGTGATTGACGGCATGATGCCGGCCTTGGCAGCGGGAGGCAGCGGGGATCTCCTGGCAGGCTTCTGCGGGGCAATGGCTGCCCGCATGGCAAGGAAAGGGGCCTTTGACGGCTATGCCTGCGCTGCCGCGGCGGTTTCTCTCCTCATAGCTGCCGGGCGGCTGGTGGGCCCCAGGTTCATAGACCCGCTGGAGCTTGCGGACAAAGCCGCGGATCTTGCAGGCCAGGCCTGGCTCTGCACAGGGGACAACTAA
- a CDS encoding (deoxy)nucleoside triphosphate pyrophosphohydrolase, translating into MANCIANEKRSVAGIASEENRFFIARRLPGGDMGGKWEFPGGKAEEGENDEQALVREYLEEFGVSIAIGSKLAEAEFEHKGNKYTLHAYRVYFNSKNFTLAEHSEWSWAGLEEIEKMDFADSDLKLLPALKMQFCGKS; encoded by the coding sequence ATGGCAAATTGCATTGCCAATGAAAAGAGATCCGTGGCAGGGATTGCCTCCGAAGAAAACCGCTTCTTCATAGCCCGCCGTCTTCCGGGCGGCGATATGGGGGGCAAGTGGGAATTTCCGGGCGGCAAAGCTGAAGAAGGCGAGAATGACGAACAGGCCCTTGTCAGGGAATATCTGGAAGAATTCGGCGTTTCCATTGCCATAGGCAGCAAGCTTGCGGAAGCTGAATTCGAGCACAAGGGGAATAAATATACCCTCCACGCATACCGTGTCTATTTCAATTCCAAAAATTTTACCCTCGCAGAGCACAGCGAATGGAGCTGGGCCGGCCTGGAAGAAATTGAAAAAATGGATTTTGCCGATTCGGACTTGAAGCTGCTGCCGGCCTTAAAAATGCAGTTTTGCGGAAAGTCCTAA
- a CDS encoding sugar phosphate nucleotidyltransferase, with amino-acid sequence MELSRNQFDILVFLEGQNPNPVTQRGITKQVGLSVGTVNKTLSQLGDLGFWDGSAITGKGLEALEPYRVKRAIFIAAGFGSRLVPITLNTPKPLVRVKGKRIIDTLLDAVVAAGIKDIIIVRGYLGEQFDQLLYKYPDIKFLENPIYNESNNISSVMCVRYLMQNSYLLESDLFLSNPALIAKYQYSSNYLGVPTERTDDWCFETKNGVIAKIKVGGKNCHHMFGISYWNAKDGAKLADHIKQVYDMPGGKERYWDLVALDYFIKDYDIEVRECSFNDIIEIDTFNELEKTG; translated from the coding sequence ATGGAGCTGTCAAGAAACCAGTTCGATATACTCGTATTTCTTGAGGGGCAAAACCCGAATCCTGTTACCCAACGGGGCATCACCAAGCAGGTGGGCCTTTCCGTAGGCACGGTGAATAAAACTCTCTCCCAGCTGGGCGACCTGGGTTTTTGGGATGGATCTGCCATTACCGGCAAGGGCCTTGAAGCCCTGGAGCCATACCGGGTAAAGCGGGCGATCTTCATAGCAGCCGGCTTTGGCTCCCGCCTTGTGCCCATTACCCTTAACACGCCCAAACCCCTGGTGAGGGTCAAGGGCAAGCGGATTATAGACACACTCCTGGATGCAGTGGTTGCGGCGGGGATCAAGGATATCATCATTGTGAGGGGCTATCTGGGCGAGCAGTTCGATCAGCTCCTCTATAAATACCCGGACATCAAATTCCTGGAGAACCCCATTTATAACGAGTCGAACAATATTTCTTCCGTAATGTGCGTGCGTTACCTTATGCAGAACAGCTATTTGCTCGAATCGGATCTCTTCCTCAGCAATCCTGCTCTTATCGCCAAGTATCAGTATTCCAGCAATTACCTGGGGGTTCCCACGGAGCGCACCGACGACTGGTGCTTTGAGACCAAAAACGGCGTTATCGCTAAAATAAAAGTGGGAGGCAAGAATTGCCACCATATGTTCGGCATCTCCTACTGGAATGCCAAAGATGGCGCCAAGCTGGCGGATCATATCAAGCAGGTCTACGACATGCCCGGCGGCAAAGAGCGCTACTGGGATTTGGTCGCCCTGGATTATTTTATAAAGGATTACGATATCGAAGTGCGCGAATGCAGCTTCAATGATATTATAGAGATCGACACTTTCAATGAATTAGAAAAAACTGGATGA
- a CDS encoding LIC_12708 family protein has translation MRFFAFLLGIMLIFSSCQKAVQIPSVEREDLFTLDIGRLEDQIALYNLEGDRGIRRTDMAMRDGLFYISDGNGAKILHYNSYGDLLFMIHNEETNPPPLSLKPLKPDSVVTRWATTYPLQEPGEIAVDSRKHIYVRDRLPYERHSFDPESKALLDSTILHFDENGNFVEYLGRDGIGGSPFPRIEGLYVSIRDELAVVCRLPTGWNIYWFESNGHFLFMVQLKNELVPVPKDRDMVIPSLDSISAAPDSRKLYIKVDYYRDTYDESTNTRTGNEPDSSVIWIMNAEDGSWERTVEIPFFEYTYTENNRRFTTRMPYSMLGVIQGGRIFFSFPVEGGYSLLILSANSGGEQRQGFIQVNNDELQFNVFDLSAEGILSGLLVDDWNVKLVWWRTDKFIGEG, from the coding sequence ATGAGATTTTTTGCTTTTTTGCTTGGCATCATGCTGATTTTTTCCTCCTGCCAAAAAGCGGTTCAGATACCTTCTGTAGAAAGGGAAGATCTTTTTACCCTTGATATAGGGCGCCTGGAAGATCAGATTGCCCTCTACAACCTGGAAGGCGATCGGGGCATACGGCGCACCGATATGGCCATGAGGGACGGCCTCTTTTATATATCCGACGGGAACGGCGCCAAGATACTGCACTACAATTCCTACGGGGATCTTCTTTTTATGATCCATAACGAAGAAACGAACCCCCCTCCTTTAAGTCTAAAGCCCCTCAAGCCGGACAGCGTGGTAACCCGCTGGGCCACTACCTATCCTCTCCAGGAGCCGGGGGAAATCGCGGTGGATTCCCGGAAGCATATTTATGTGCGCGACAGGCTGCCCTACGAACGGCACAGTTTTGATCCTGAAAGCAAGGCCCTTTTGGACAGCACTATACTCCACTTTGACGAGAACGGCAATTTTGTGGAATACCTTGGACGCGACGGCATCGGGGGAAGCCCGTTCCCCCGCATAGAGGGGCTTTATGTTTCGATTCGGGACGAGCTTGCGGTAGTCTGCCGCCTTCCTACAGGCTGGAACATCTACTGGTTCGAAAGCAACGGGCATTTCCTTTTTATGGTGCAGCTTAAAAACGAGCTGGTGCCGGTACCCAAGGACAGGGATATGGTCATCCCTTCCCTGGACTCCATAAGCGCCGCCCCTGACAGCCGCAAGCTCTATATCAAAGTCGATTATTACCGGGACACCTACGATGAATCCACCAATACCCGTACCGGCAACGAGCCGGATTCGTCGGTGATATGGATCATGAATGCCGAGGACGGCTCCTGGGAAAGGACTGTGGAAATCCCCTTTTTTGAATATACTTATACCGAGAACAACAGGCGCTTTACTACCCGCATGCCCTATTCCATGCTGGGGGTGATACAGGGCGGAAGGATATTCTTTTCTTTCCCTGTGGAAGGCGGGTATTCTCTGCTCATCCTTTCTGCCAATTCCGGGGGCGAGCAGCGCCAGGGCTTTATACAGGTGAACAACGACGAGCTCCAGTTCAACGTGTTCGATCTTTCGGCGGAGGGCATACTCTCGGGGCTTTTGGTTGACGACTGGAATGTCAAGCTGGTGTGGTGGCGCACGGATAAATTTATTGGAGAAGGTTGA